From a single Nostoc edaphicum CCNP1411 genomic region:
- a CDS encoding Arm DNA-binding domain-containing protein — MKIGIETLEGRLRSRFTIALFAGNQKYLSLNLADTAENRVVGEMKARQIELDVIAGYFDFTLAKYKPHYESAKKEKTYTLLELWGDYVKFRAGQVEESTVLRDYSLIEERIKARSRSHRNLRK, encoded by the coding sequence GTGAAGATTGGAATTGAAACCCTTGAAGGTCGTCTTAGATCAAGATTTACTATAGCTTTGTTTGCTGGTAATCAGAAATACTTATCTTTAAATCTGGCTGACACTGCTGAAAATAGAGTGGTTGGTGAGATGAAAGCAAGGCAGATAGAGCTAGATGTCATAGCTGGCTATTTTGACTTTACTCTGGCTAAATACAAGCCTCACTATGAATCTGCCAAGAAGGAAAAAACATACACTTTACTGGAATTGTGGGGTGATTATGTTAAATTTAGAGCTGGTCAAGTAGAAGAGTCTACTGTTCTGAGAGATTACTCACTAATAGAGGAAAGGATTAAAGCACGTAGCAGAAGCCACAGGAACTTGAGGAAGTAA